GATCAAGTCGATCGTCCACCGGACGATCAAGTTCCGGCGGATGGCCCACTCGGCCGAGGATATCGTCAACTCGATCCTGCGGCGCGACCATCCCTATCTCCTGCCCTCCTCCCACTCCGATGTCAAGCAGGGCTTCGTCATCAACTTCCACCACAAGCCCGACATCGACCTGGCCGAGCTGGAGCGCAAGGCCTTGGAAGTCATCGCCCAGGACGTGCCCATTTCGCCGGTAGGGGAGGATCGCATCACCATCGGCGACTGCGCCATGCCTTGCACCGGGACGCGGACCCACGTCACTTCCTCGGGCAAGATCGATAACTTCCGGCTGATCAAGGAGTTCAAGTACGACCCGATCGCCAAGGAATACCTCCTGATCGGGCTGATCGGCCGCAAGACGATCGTGGGGTTCGAGGACATGGTCGACGTCTCGCGCTTGGACAAATAACCGATCGGAGCCGATCATGAGCCCATCTCCGACCGATCCCGTCTTTGATTATGGTCCGGACAAGGCCGCCTACCGCAAGGTCGCGGGTTCCGGCGCCCGCCGGGTCGTCTGCGGCGGCCGCGCCTATTGGAGCATCCCGGCCGGCGTCCTGACCCGCCTGGCCCGCGAGGCCTTCGAGGACCTCGCTTTCTACCTGCGGCCGTCGTTCCTGGAGAAGCTGGCCGCGATCCTCAAGGACCCCGCCGCCTCCGACAACGACCGTTTCGTGGCCCGGGCGCTCCTGCGCAACGCCGTGATCGCCGCCGAGGGCGAACTGCCTTTATGTCAGGACACGGGGACGATCAACGTCTTCGGCCGCAAAGGCCATCGCGTCCTGACCGACGGCCAGGACGAGGAGGCTTTGGTCCGCGGCGCGGCCGGCGTTTACCGGGAGCGCAATCTGCGCTATTCGATCATGGCCCCTGCGACCGTCCTGGACGAAACCAACACCGGCTCCAACCTGCCCGCCCAAGTCGACCTGGCGGCGGCCGAGGGAGTCGAATACAAGTTTCTCTTTATGGCCAAGGGAGGCGGCTCCTCGAACAAGACTTTGCTCTTTCAAGAGACCAAGGCCCTGCTCAACGAGAAAAGCCTGCAGGCGTTCCTGGTCGAGAAGATCGCGGCCCTCGGGGTCGCGGCCTGCCCGCCCTATCGGGTCGCGGTCGTCGTCGGCGGGCTCTCGCCCGAAATGACGCTCAAGACCGTCAAGCTTGCTACGGCCGGCTACCTGGACGGCCTGCCGCGGCGCGGCTCGAAACGGGGCGGCGCCTTCCGCGATCGGGCCTGGGAAGAGCGAATGCTCGCGATCGCCCGCGAGACCGGCCTGGGGGCCCAGTTCGGCGGCCGCCACCTGGCCCATGAGACCCGCTTCATCCGCCTGCCCCGCCATGCCGGCTCCTGCCCGGTCGCGATCGGGGTGGGCTGCAACGCCGACCGGAACCTCAAGGCCAAGATCACGGCCGAGGGCGTCTTCCTAGAGGCTGTCGAGCGCAACCCTGCCCGATTCCTCACCGGCGCCGAAGCAGGGGCGCCCGCGGGTACTCCCGTCGATCTCAACCGGCCCATGCCCGAAATCCTGAAAGCCCTGGCCGCTCTGCCCGTCGGGACGCTGGTCCGGCTGTCCGGCCCTCTCGTCGTAGCCCGCGACATCGCTCATGCCCGATTGAAAGAGCAGCTCGATAAGGCGGGCAGCGTCCCTGACTATCTGAAAAAGCACCCCGTTTACTACGCGGGCCCGGCCAAAACGCCGCGCGGATACGCCTCGGGCAGCTTCGGGCCGACCACGGCCCAGCGGATGGATGTCTACCTGGCCGACCTCATGAAGGCGGGCGGCTCGCTCGTGACTCTGGCCAAGGGCAATCGCGCGGCAGGCGTCACCGAGGCCTGCAAGACCTTCGGCGGCTTCTATTTGGGGACGATCGGCGGTGCCGCGGCCCTGATGGCCAAGGAGTTCATCGTCGCCTCCGAAGTCATCGATTACGCCGATCTGGGCATGGAAGCCGTGCGCCGCATCGTCGTCAAGGATTTGCCGGCCTTCGTCGTCTGCGACGACAAGGGCGGCAACCTCTACGCGCGGCGAGCTTGATATATTCGCGGTGCCGAACCCCGATTTTAATATCGGGGAAAGAAGCGCCGCTCAGTATTAGCCCTGGATATATACCCCGGGCTTCAGCCCGGGGAGTCGAGCGAATTAAAAAAGACAGGAAAATCTAAGGCGATCACAAGGGAAAGAGAGAACAAGGTTCGAACTGGAACGCCCGCCAAGCGCGGCCGGAAGCCGAACCCTTACACCCAGTCGCACAAAACTTCCATGGCCGAAATGAAACGTTGCTTGGCGCTAATAAAACGATTCGCCTGGAAGCAAGAAACCCTATGCAATCAATCCCAAGAATATCAAGCAAGCCCCATCATAGTCCTCAATCAGAGGATTGACGGCTTCTTGGCCGACAAGCGTAGGTAACTTAGAGGATTGAAGAGATCTGCCGGCGCGGCGGCTGTCGAATGATAATAAGCCAGCCTTAGCGAGAAGAGATCTTCACGCAATACACATCTGCTTCCGTTTTTAAATACTGATATATGGCTTTTGCTTTTTTACACATTCTGAAGTCTTCGCTCAACAATGCAGAGCAATAAGAAGCGTGCCCGACGTGCGATGCATCGCTGTTAATACCGGGTATTTTACTTGGATTGCTTATTTTGCTATCCGGCCAGTATCCCAAGTAATTAAGAGCGGTATAACATGCGACCACGTTGTTAAAACGGACATCGGTACTTTCACCAGTTTGAGGAGACGGAAACAATTGGCCCATCATCGAGTACCCCCATTTTGGCCCGAGAAGCTCCCATATTCTATCGATAACTGGGCCTTCTGTTTCGTCGATAGTGCTCAATTCTATCCCGGCGAGTAATTTCCTGGTTTTTTCAATCGGTTTTATCGAATCCGCTGCCGCATTGAGTGCCGACTGAAGCGCATTCCCTATACTTGCCACCGCATCCTTGAATGTCTTCTCCATTTCTTTGTTATTAATGAGCGATAATGAATCGCCAAGTAGGCTCATAATGGTGGCTTCGAAATCCTTCGCGACTTGAGCTCTCTGAATGGCATCCTTATTGCCATGGAGAAATGCTTGAAGTTTGGGGAGATCGAGACTCACCACGGGAATCTTTCCTGTAGTGTCCAAGTATTCATTGTATACATCTTCAGCTTTTCTATAAGGATCGAGAGAGCATTTATTCGTAAGATGGTTCTTTGCATCCCTCTCAATAATTATTTTTCTCGCGTGCAGAATGTCGATGCTTTCTAATAGCTTCATCATTCCGGATCTTTCAATCTCCGATAAATGTTCATCGGAATATACCCATTCCACATTATCCCTTGCCGGCAAATCTATCTTCCCTTCGGAAAGGTAGCCGAGGATATTTTGATCAATGTAGATAAGCCGCATGATACCCTTCTTATGCCATTCAAATTATTACCATTAAATACCACCATCGACAACATGAACAAATCGGGCTGAATGATACTCATCTGCTTATTGGGCTACGCATCTGCGCAGAACAAAAACGTACGTTTACTTTCCTTTGTTTGTTGATTCCTTTAAAATGCTAAGTAATCGGTAAAATGGTGTACGATATTTACCATGACGAATCGAAGCAGGAGTCATATTGGCACGTATTTCTATTCGTACCTAGGGACACTAGGGCAGACCTTCTTCGATATTTGGTCGAAGCAAGGCATCTCAACTCGTACAATGGGGACCGTCTCAACTTCAAGAATCTGAGGAGTAATAGCTCATTCTCTTGTGCTAAAAGTTGGATCTCTATCCTCGCGGCAGCATTGCAGCAAGTAGAAAAAGGCCAATTGGAGCCATTTATTCTTGGTAGAGTGCGTGCTAATCGAAATCCATCCTCAATATGTGGAGTATTCGAACGATTCTCAACGCCTCCGAAATGCAAAATAGGGGTCTTCCACCTAGAAAATGGACTCCGCGATATGTCCGTTTTTCTCGACGGTCTATCGAAAATTGAAACGACCTTCCGGATGGGGCTGCAAGGCGCTGCCCATTATCTCTTTAGCGAATCCGAACCCTTGGAGATCGGTAAAATATTCCTGGACCGCGAAGTGCATTATAGGATCGAATATAGAAGAGAATTCGATAAATCCAAGATCCTAAACAGATTGAGTACGAATTTTCGGCAATATTGCTCGTTACATCCTGATTGCGAAATTATGGGCGAAGGCGTTGGCAGTGATGACAACATCCTCTTGGATCTCGCAGATGTCGCTCTGGGAGCGATACGCTTCGCCACGCTGACACCATGCCAATTGTCATATGAAGATGCAAAGCAGCGAAAGCGAGTGGAAATCTGTAAAATGTTATTTCCGTTAGTAAAAAAGCTGCGTGATGGTCATGCGAGAATGCAGAATAGCCGCTTCGTCAATTTCGGGACTTTTTCATCTGCTAAAATTGAGGATGCGACTTGGCAGTTCAAGGATCTATCGCATCGATATCTTTTTAGTCCGGCGCATGAGTCCTTTGGCCTTTTCGAGGCAAATTAGAAACTCATTATAACCGGCCAAAGGACCTCTATTTCGCACTTGGCGGGATAGTATTTCAACTCAGGGGGAGCAATCGCTGCAGAAAAGCTAACCCGGTCTATACATGGAGGTGCTTAGAAGCCGAGCCATTCCAGGGGCGGAGAAATGTCGCCGATGATCTCTTTGAGAATCAAACCGGTGACCGATTGACGCAGATTTCCAACCAGAAAAATAGTGATGGCGGTCATCGGGCCAGGCGTACCGGAAATGGTTACCGCCGTGCCGGAAATGGTTACCGCGCAGTACTCGGATGTTGGGGTTCGTTCCCCCATGATTCCGATTTTGGTGTCTTTACCGTGGTAGATGATCCGACCGAATGCCCAACCCATTTCAGAAGGAAGGTTTGGGAGAGGATGTGAACGTTGGGGCGAATAGATAGTCATACTGTGGATGCCGATTTGACTATAGTAATAGGGCAGGCTTTGCATGGGTTTCAAGAACCGCCCCCCGCCGAATATGACGGTGTTCAAGAATTTATTGAAATCCGAGGCCGTCGCATAGAACGCCGTTGAAGGTTCAGCGGTAACATTAGTAACCGACTCTTTATTGTCCGGGGCCAAAGCGAGATGACTTTGAAAACGAGGCTCCAGCTCAAAGCCCATCGTCTTCAACGAAAGGGCGTCAAAGACATTGGATCTGGCGATTTCATTGAATTTCTTGCCGAATGTCTCAGCCAATACAAAGCGCAAGAGCCCGATCCCTTCCTCCGAGTAGCCAAACGAACCCCCCGGAGATTTTTCAAAGTTCAAGCGGTTGTCGGATCGGGCCTTTCGCGAGTTGATGAGACCGCTTTGATGGATCAGGATCTGTCGTGCGGTGAGCCGCTTATAACGGGAATCGTTTTTTAAATCTTGGAATGGCGGATATTCCGGAAGGGGCTTCGGGAGGTAGCTTTGAAGAGGCCTGTTCATATCAAACAAGCCGTCGTCGACAAGTTTAAAGACCGAATAGCCGAGAACGGCTTGCCCGAGTCGATCGACGCGGAAGAGGGTATTTTCATCGATCGGTTTTTGAGTGGAGGGATTCTCATATCCGAGATCGATCATGTATCTCGTCGAATAGGAGAGAGGGGTTTCTCTCGGGTTTTGCGATACGGCGATCGCTAATCCGGAAATGCCGTATTCTTCCATGATGTTCAGCAGCTTTTCCCGTATCTCGGGATATTGCCGAGTTTGGCCATCTATAGTCATCCATGCCCCATATGATGCATGGCTATCGTTTGCCGAGGCGGGAACACTTTCTTGCGGCGCTGTCGTAGTGGCGATAGGAGTGCAAGAGATCATCACCGTTATAGCGATGAAAAATCCTGCCCCAAGAATTCTTCCTGGAAGATTGGATTTCCAATAGACATGCGTTTTCATTTCTCCCCCTGAGCCTTTAATGAATATTAACCCATTTATAGTTACGATCAGAAGGATAGAGTCGTTTAATGCGACAAATCTCGGGGAAACGCGATTCGGGGTGTCGTCCCGGAAACGCTTTGGTAGTCCTCTTCACATCAGCTCGAAGAATTCGTCGGTCCGCACGCAACCGAGGAATCGTTTGAGCAATTTGCTAAGGGACCCCGCTGCAAGCGGCCACGACCATCCTCCATCGCCCAAGTATGTCATCCGATGCACCCAATAGCCGCCGCACTCTCGCGACGGCGCGAATTTCATCACGGGGTCGTATTGAACTCGCCGCATCATAGTGTCATCCCGGGTATGGTGACCTTGTCCATTATCCAATCGGAGGGTGTGCCTATTCCTTGGTTCGAAGACGACAATCTCGCCTTTGACAACCTCGATCCGGCAGCCTCGGAGATGAGGGAACCGGGCCATCTCCCTGCGGGCGAGAGACACGTCGGCTTCCGGCACGCTTGCCGCCGCCGAATCGATCCTCCGCACGGAAACGACTCCGTTGATGCTTTCGGAGAACTCGAAACCCTCCGGCATCGCCGGCAGCGCACCTTCACGGAGCGTTCTAACCGCGCAGTATCGGACTTTGCCTGTCTTGGTTCTGCCTTCGAGGAGGTAATAGGTGTTTCGCATACGATTGGTGTAGGTCACGACCGCGGTCTCCGAAGCCGCGCTATCGTGCCGACTGCGAGTTCGACGAGTCAATGCCGGCCTCCCGTCAGATCAATCTAACACCTGGGCCAAGCCACCG
The DNA window shown above is from Candidatus Aminicenantes bacterium and carries:
- a CDS encoding serine hydrolase, translating into MKTHVYWKSNLPGRILGAGFFIAITVMISCTPIATTTAPQESVPASANDSHASYGAWMTIDGQTRQYPEIREKLLNIMEEYGISGLAIAVSQNPRETPLSYSTRYMIDLGYENPSTQKPIDENTLFRVDRLGQAVLGYSVFKLVDDGLFDMNRPLQSYLPKPLPEYPPFQDLKNDSRYKRLTARQILIHQSGLINSRKARSDNRLNFEKSPGGSFGYSEEGIGLLRFVLAETFGKKFNEIARSNVFDALSLKTMGFELEPRFQSHLALAPDNKESVTNVTAEPSTAFYATASDFNKFLNTVIFGGGRFLKPMQSLPYYYSQIGIHSMTIYSPQRSHPLPNLPSEMGWAFGRIIYHGKDTKIGIMGERTPTSEYCAVTISGTAVTISGTPGPMTAITIFLVGNLRQSVTGLILKEIIGDISPPLEWLGF
- a CDS encoding FumA C-terminus/TtdB family hydratase beta subunit, with translation MSPSPTDPVFDYGPDKAAYRKVAGSGARRVVCGGRAYWSIPAGVLTRLAREAFEDLAFYLRPSFLEKLAAILKDPAASDNDRFVARALLRNAVIAAEGELPLCQDTGTINVFGRKGHRVLTDGQDEEALVRGAAGVYRERNLRYSIMAPATVLDETNTGSNLPAQVDLAAAEGVEYKFLFMAKGGGSSNKTLLFQETKALLNEKSLQAFLVEKIAALGVAACPPYRVAVVVGGLSPEMTLKTVKLATAGYLDGLPRRGSKRGGAFRDRAWEERMLAIARETGLGAQFGGRHLAHETRFIRLPRHAGSCPVAIGVGCNADRNLKAKITAEGVFLEAVERNPARFLTGAEAGAPAGTPVDLNRPMPEILKALAALPVGTLVRLSGPLVVARDIAHARLKEQLDKAGSVPDYLKKHPVYYAGPAKTPRGYASGSFGPTTAQRMDVYLADLMKAGGSLVTLAKGNRAAGVTEACKTFGGFYLGTIGGAAALMAKEFIVASEVIDYADLGMEAVRRIVVKDLPAFVVCDDKGGNLYARRA